The segment AACAGCGGAATCCTCTGCTGCTACATGATCTTCCAATGCGAGCGAGCCGGCGCTAGTGTGCATGTTGTCTCCGGTGTCGATATTGTCCTTCACTAGCACTGGTATACCATGGAGGGGACCGCGTGCTCCGGATTTTTTCCTTTCAAGGTCGAGCGCTTCCGCAATAAAGACAGCATCGGGATTGATTTCGAGGACCGAGTTGAGCGTCGGCCCTTTTTTGTCATATTGACTGATGCGATGAAGATACATCAGAACCAGCTCTTTGGAGGTCACTTCGCCATTTTTCATTGAGGCCTGCAACTCCTCAATGGTCGCATTCGGCAACCAATCTTCCACAAGCTTAGAGAGTTTCGGGTGGTACATCAGAATAACCTCCTTTATAATTTGGGATATAAAATGGAAAAAATGTTTATATACTTACAGACTCTACCCTGTTGATTTGAGCGGAAGGCGCTTGACTCCTGCGGGAGGAAGGGACAGAGGAGCCCCCCAAGCGTTGTGAGGAGGCTCCCGGACCGCCCGCGGAAAGCAAGCGTCTGGAGCGCAAATCAACAGGGAGTGGTGTGAAGTTAACTACAACTTTTTTCAACTTCCTACCAATAATAATAATTCAAACTATTTAAAAAACATAGTAATAAAGGTATGATAATAAGATAATATATAAATTTCAAGATATTCGTTTCGCTAAACGAAGGATCGTTTGTGCGTCAAATAGATTTCACCGTTTCAACGCAGACTAAACAGAGTGAATGGTTTGGAGGATCAAGTATTATGGGGAAAATATTTTCGTATTTAAAGCCGTATAAGCTGGCAGTGGCAATCGCCTTGTTCCTGATGCTGACAGAACTTGTCGTGGAACTCATGCATCCTTTGCTCATGGCAAAAATCATTGATGAGGGAATATTGACAGGGGACTTGGATGCAGTCATGAAGTGGGGGGGCATCATGGTGCTGTTCTCCTTTATCGCTTTTGCGGCAGGTATCATCAATTCCTTTTTTGCAGCCCATGTCAGTCAAAGTTTTGGGTTCGATATAAGAAGGGGACTGTTTGGGAAGATACAATCGTTTTCGTTTGCGAACTTTAGTTTGTTTCCGACATCGTCGTTAATTACACGGATGACCAATGATGTCACGCAAATTCAAAATACCGTATTCATGAGCTTGCGGATCATGTTGCGCGCACCATTACTTGTCATCGGTGGGGTAGTGATGGCATTGATTGTCAACTGGCAATTGGCGCTGTTCCTTGTTATCGGTGTACCTGTCCTTTTCATCTTCCTTGTCTGGGTGATGAAAAAAGGTGGTGCATTATTCAAATCGGTACAAGAAAAACTCGATGGTGTGAATAATGTCATGAGGGAAAACCTTGGCGGAATTCGTTTGATTAAAGCCTTTCTCCGTAAAAAACATGAAATGAAGCGCTTTGATAACGCAAGTGAAGAATTGAAGGACCAGACTGTCTCCGCTCTTCGCTTAATGGAAATAACCATGCCGATTCTCCTGCTTATCATGAACGGAAGTATCCTTGCTGTCCTTTGGTTCGGGAGCATTGGCGTCACAAACGGAGGAGCACAGGTCGGAGAGGTGGTTGCGATCGTCAACTATGCAACCAGGATCACCGGGGCACTTTCCATCTTTTCTTTTATCATCATGGCATTTGCCCGTGCAAAAGCATCGGCTCACCGGATAACGGATGTATTGGAAGAGGAAATAGATTTAGTGGATAAAGTGGATGTGGATAAGGAAGCTTCCTTTGAATCTGGGGAAATAGAATTTGATCAAGTTTTCTTCCATTACCCAAATACCGACGTGCCGGTGTTAGAGGATATCTCTTTCCATGCTGAGGCTGGTTCCACAGTCGCTATCATGGGGGCCACTGGTGCAGGGAAATCCTCTTTGTTTCAGTTGATACCAAGGTTATATGATATTGACAAGGGAACCATACGGGTAGATGGGAAGAATCTAACCGACTTGTCCTTGAAGGGTCTCCGTAAAAAAATCGGATATGTCCCACAGGAAGCCCTTCTTTTTTCCGGCTCGGTAAAAGACAATATCGCCTGGGGAAAAGAGGATGCGACATTGGAGGAAATCATCCAGGTCGCAAAGGATGCGCAAATCCATGAGACGATTGACCGTTTGCCAAACAAGTACGAGACAGTGCTTGGACAAAAAGGCGTTAATTTGTCCGGAGGTCAGAAACAAAGGTTATCCATTGCGCGCGCCCTTGTAAGAAAACCGAAGATACTCATGCTCGATGACAGTACGAGTGCGCTTGATTTGAAAACAGAAGCAAAACTGCTCACCGCTATAAAGAACTATCAATGCACGATGTTTATTGTGACACAAAAAGTTAGTACGGCAATGGAAGCCGATAAGATATTACTGATAGAAGACGGCAGGCTGCTAGAAGAGGGAAGTCATGAGAATCTGCTTGCAACCTCTAAACTATATCAGAAAATCTATCAGTCACAGTTTGGAACGGAGGTGACAGAGCATGTCGAAGCGTATAAGTAGCAGCGCAGCCGTTGCGGGTAAGGCCAATCCGAAGCCCAAAGCCAAGGACTGGAAAGGAACCATCAAACGGGTTTGGCGCTACCTTGGGGAAAACAAAGGACTATTGATGCTTGTTCTGCTAATGGTGTTCGTAAGCTCAGCACTTGGATTATTGGGGCCTTTTATTGTAGGGATGGCCATTGATAATTATGTGGTGGAACAGAACACTGCCGGTCTTTTAAATGTCTTGATTGGCCTTGTTTTTATCTATATATTCTACTCTTTGTCCATGTGGCTTCAAAACTACTGGATGGTGGGCATTGCACAGAATACCGTTCTGAAAATGCGGACGCAGTTGTTTGAGCACCTGCATAAGCTTCCGATCCCTTATTTTGATAAAAGGCAGCATGGGGAAATGATGAGCCGGGTGACAAATGATATGGAGAATGTCAGCTCCACCCTGAACAGCTCAGTCATTCAGATATTCTCCAGTATCCTGACACTCGTTGGAACAGTGTCTGTCATGTTATATCTCAGTCCCTTACTGACTGCGATAACCTTGATTATTGTACCTGTCATGTTTCTAGGATTAAAGTGGATTACGAATCGGACAGGTCCGCTTTTCAAACAGACCCAAAAAAATCTCGGTGAGTTAAATGGATACATTGAAGAAACCATTTCCGGCCAGCGGATTGTCAAAACATTTTCGCAGGAAGACAAGGTAATGGAAGAGTTTACGGAAAAAAGCTTAAAACTCAAAAAATCCGCTTACTGGGCCCAGACTTATTCAGGGTTTATACCCAAGTTGATGAACATGCTGAATAACTTGAGCTTTGCTATCATTGCTGGTGTCGGCGGCCTCTTGGCATTAAATACACAGTCAGGTATCACCATTGGTGTCATCGTTATTTTTGCAGAGTATTCAAGACAATTCACGCGCCCGCTGAATGACCTTGCCAATCAGTTCAACACATTGTTGTCCGCTGTCGCGGGAGCGGAGCGCGTGTTTGATGTATTGGATGAAGAAGAGGAAGAAAGTGATGAAACAGAAGCAATCGAGTTGGATTCTGTAAAAGGAGAAGTGGAATTCCGTGATGCGACGTTCTCCTATGAAGATGATGACACGACTATCCGTAATATCAGTTTCCACGTAGATGCAGGGGAGACCGTAGCATTTGTAGGGCCAACTGGTGCAGGAAAGACTACTGTCATCAATCTGATTTCCCGTTTCTATGATCTGGACAGCGGGACCATCCTATTAGATGGCCATCCGATCAACAGGATAAAGCGCTCGAATTTGCGTAAGCATATGGCCTTCGTTTTGCAGGATTCTTTCCTATTTGAAGGGACTGTTCGGGAAAACATCCGATACGGACGTCTGGATGCGACGGATGAGGAAGTGGAGGAAGCGGCTAAAATGGCGAATGCCCATTCCTTTATCAGGAAATTGCCAGGTGGGTATGATTTTAGGTTGAAGCAGGATGGAAGTGGAATCAGTCAAGGACAAAAGCAATTGCTTTCCATTGCAAGAGCAGTCCTGGCAAATCCGACGATCCTGGTTTTAGATGAAGCAACAAGCAGTATTGATACGATAACGGAAATGAAAATTCAAGAGGCGCTCCAACGCTTGATGGAAGGACGAACAAGCTTTGTCATCGCCCATCGTTTGAATACCATCCAAAGTGCCGACCAGATTCTGGTGCTGAAGGAAGGAGAAATCATTGAAAAAGGCTCCCATGATGATTTGCTAAAAGAACAAGGATTTTATTACGAGTTATTTACGAGTCAGTTGAAAAAGGAAGTAGGATAAAAGGGACGGTTGTCACTCCGGTACGTTCATGAAGAACTTTCGTGAACTTGCCGGAGTTTTTGGTTGTCTAAAAAATAAAAAAACATCGGAATTTTCCCGGGAAATACGTCGCTATATAAAGATTCATGTCAGATTAGCGCACATGATAATAGAGACATGTATTGTCTATTTTCCGAATATGATTTATAATGCAGTACAGAATGAAAATTCTAAATATTACAAATGTGTTAAAGGGGGATTACAATTTGGAAGCATTTTTTGAAAATCCGATTGGCGGCCTAGTAAATCTTCTATGGAGTACACCAATGATAGTCTTCTGTCTTGGGGTCGGATTGTTATTTACCATTTTGACAAAATTTGTACAAGTAAGACTGTTCGGAGACATGATCAAGCAATTATTCTCCGGTAAAGCTTCCAGCGCAGGGGTTTCCTCGTTTCAGGCCTTATCTATTTCTTTATCGGGACGTGTAGGAACCGGTAATATCGCTGGTACAGCAACAGCTATCGCAATGGGGGGACCTGGTGCGGTATTTTGGATGTGGATGATCGCATTCATCGGAGCATCAAGTGCCTTTGTTGAATCCACTCTTGCTCAGGTTTACAAATCGAAGCAGGAAGGGGAATACCGCGGGGGGCCAGCCTATTATATCGAGAAAGGTATCGGCTGGAGATGGTATGGTATCATCTTTGCTTTTGCGGCTCTTTTAGCCATGAGTTTATTGATGCCTGGTTTGCAGGCGAATGCAATCGGCTCCGGTTTGAACAATGCATTTGGAATTAACAAGCAAATAATCGCCATCTCGTTGGTAGTCATCATCGGACTAATCATCTTTGGTGGAGTAAAGCGTATCGCCTCTGTTGCGCAATTTGTTGTACCATTCATGGCAGTGGCGTATGTGTTAGTATCTTTATTTATCATCATTTTAAATATCACTGAACTTCCTGCAGTATTCGGATTGATTTTCCGTAGTGCCTTTGCGGTTGATTCCGCATTCGGTGGAATTGTCGGGGCAGCCATTGCGTGGGGTGTAAAGCGCGGAATCTTCTCGAACGAAGCAGGACAAGGAACTGGACCACATGCTGCAGCAGCTGCTGAGGTATCGCATCCAGCTAAGCAAGGTTTGGTTCAGGCATTCTCTGTTTATATCGATACGATTTTAGTTTGTTCGGCTACGGCATTTATGATTCTATTCACAGGATCTTACAATGTTGTCGACCCTGAAAACGAAGGACAGTTCCTTCGTAATAACCTTGGAGATGCGGTAGAGGCGGGTCCAGCCTATACACAGGCTGCCGTTGAATCTGTGATTCCAGGCTTCGGTGCCGGCTTTGTAGGTATCGCTTTGTTGTTCTTTGCTTTCACAACCATCATGGCCTATTATTACATTGCAGAAACAAATGTTGCCTACTTGATGCGTGGACGAAGCAATAAGATTCCTATGTTTATTCTGAAGGTAGTTCTTTTAATGGCCACTTACTTTGGGGTGGTAAGAACGACCCAGGTTGCTTGGGATCTTGGGGACGTTGGACTTGGTATCATGGTCTGGCTCAACCTCATTGCGTTGCTCCTGTTGGCAAAACCTGCACTTGCTGTATTGAAGGATTATGATGAGCAAAGAAAGCAGGGGCTGGATCCGACATTTAACCCTGAGAAGTTGGGAATTAAAAATGCGGAGTTCTGGACGGAAGAATACAAGAAGGACGATGAAAGAGCTTCTTAATAAATAATGCTGAAAGCCCTCACCATTCAATGTGGTGAGGGCTTTTGTGCTGTTGATTTCCGTTCCAGGGGCTTCGCTTTTGGGCGGTCCGGGAGCCTCCTCGCTTTGTTGCGGGGCTCAAGATTGTCACTACCCTCCCGCTGGAGTCTTCGCCTATTGCGCCAATCAACAGCTAGAAATCATCTAATAGGTATGTAATTAGATACTTCAGTTGCTTTGCCTTTATGCCTCCGTTCCAAGATATCGGGTCCAGGCTTTCCAATCAGATATCCTTGACCGTAATGGATGCCGATATTACGGCAGAATTCCAATTCTTCTTTTCTCTCGATTCCTTCGGCCAACACTTTGATGTTTAGTTTGGCAGCGACCCTTACAACGCTTTTTAGGAAAAGTTGCTTCTC is part of the Sutcliffiella sp. FSL R7-0096 genome and harbors:
- a CDS encoding alanine/glycine:cation symporter family protein — translated: MIVFCLGVGLLFTILTKFVQVRLFGDMIKQLFSGKASSAGVSSFQALSISLSGRVGTGNIAGTATAIAMGGPGAVFWMWMIAFIGASSAFVESTLAQVYKSKQEGEYRGGPAYYIEKGIGWRWYGIIFAFAALLAMSLLMPGLQANAIGSGLNNAFGINKQIIAISLVVIIGLIIFGGVKRIASVAQFVVPFMAVAYVLVSLFIIILNITELPAVFGLIFRSAFAVDSAFGGIVGAAIAWGVKRGIFSNEAGQGTGPHAAAAAEVSHPAKQGLVQAFSVYIDTILVCSATAFMILFTGSYNVVDPENEGQFLRNNLGDAVEAGPAYTQAAVESVIPGFGAGFVGIALLFFAFTTIMAYYYIAETNVAYLMRGRSNKIPMFILKVVLLMATYFGVVRTTQVAWDLGDVGLGIMVWLNLIALLLLAKPALAVLKDYDEQRKQGLDPTFNPEKLGIKNAEFWTEEYKKDDERAS
- a CDS encoding ABC transporter ATP-binding protein — protein: MSKRISSSAAVAGKANPKPKAKDWKGTIKRVWRYLGENKGLLMLVLLMVFVSSALGLLGPFIVGMAIDNYVVEQNTAGLLNVLIGLVFIYIFYSLSMWLQNYWMVGIAQNTVLKMRTQLFEHLHKLPIPYFDKRQHGEMMSRVTNDMENVSSTLNSSVIQIFSSILTLVGTVSVMLYLSPLLTAITLIIVPVMFLGLKWITNRTGPLFKQTQKNLGELNGYIEETISGQRIVKTFSQEDKVMEEFTEKSLKLKKSAYWAQTYSGFIPKLMNMLNNLSFAIIAGVGGLLALNTQSGITIGVIVIFAEYSRQFTRPLNDLANQFNTLLSAVAGAERVFDVLDEEEEESDETEAIELDSVKGEVEFRDATFSYEDDDTTIRNISFHVDAGETVAFVGPTGAGKTTVINLISRFYDLDSGTILLDGHPINRIKRSNLRKHMAFVLQDSFLFEGTVRENIRYGRLDATDEEVEEAAKMANAHSFIRKLPGGYDFRLKQDGSGISQGQKQLLSIARAVLANPTILVLDEATSSIDTITEMKIQEALQRLMEGRTSFVIAHRLNTIQSADQILVLKEGEIIEKGSHDDLLKEQGFYYELFTSQLKKEVG
- a CDS encoding ABC transporter ATP-binding protein → MGKIFSYLKPYKLAVAIALFLMLTELVVELMHPLLMAKIIDEGILTGDLDAVMKWGGIMVLFSFIAFAAGIINSFFAAHVSQSFGFDIRRGLFGKIQSFSFANFSLFPTSSLITRMTNDVTQIQNTVFMSLRIMLRAPLLVIGGVVMALIVNWQLALFLVIGVPVLFIFLVWVMKKGGALFKSVQEKLDGVNNVMRENLGGIRLIKAFLRKKHEMKRFDNASEELKDQTVSALRLMEITMPILLLIMNGSILAVLWFGSIGVTNGGAQVGEVVAIVNYATRITGALSIFSFIIMAFARAKASAHRITDVLEEEIDLVDKVDVDKEASFESGEIEFDQVFFHYPNTDVPVLEDISFHAEAGSTVAIMGATGAGKSSLFQLIPRLYDIDKGTIRVDGKNLTDLSLKGLRKKIGYVPQEALLFSGSVKDNIAWGKEDATLEEIIQVAKDAQIHETIDRLPNKYETVLGQKGVNLSGGQKQRLSIARALVRKPKILMLDDSTSALDLKTEAKLLTAIKNYQCTMFIVTQKVSTAMEADKILLIEDGRLLEEGSHENLLATSKLYQKIYQSQFGTEVTEHVEAYK